A DNA window from Flavisolibacter ginsenosidimutans contains the following coding sequences:
- a CDS encoding VOC family protein: MKKTALLILIIAISFCFGFAVQTITSNQSEKKATLKKVTGIGGIFFKCKDASKMREWYKTNLGLNTNQYGAVFEWHQGADSTKKGFTQWSPFKETTKYFEPSTKEFMINYRVENLKALVEELKKNGVTVLDAIETYDYGKFVHILDVEGNKVELWEPNDVEYEKLGKQMGSETTK, translated from the coding sequence ATGAAAAAGACGGCTTTACTCATTCTAATTATCGCAATCTCTTTCTGTTTCGGTTTTGCAGTTCAGACAATCACCTCAAACCAATCCGAGAAGAAAGCAACACTGAAAAAGGTAACGGGCATTGGCGGCATTTTTTTCAAATGCAAAGACGCCAGCAAAATGCGGGAGTGGTACAAGACAAATCTTGGGTTAAACACAAATCAATACGGGGCCGTTTTTGAATGGCACCAAGGTGCGGATAGCACAAAGAAAGGATTTACGCAATGGAGCCCGTTTAAAGAAACAACGAAATACTTTGAGCCTTCTACGAAAGAGTTCATGATTAATTACAGGGTTGAAAATCTTAAAGCCCTTGTTGAAGAATTAAAGAAAAACGGCGTAACAGTTTTGGATGCCATCGAAACGTACGACTACGGCAAGTTTGTTCACATTCTTGACGTTGAAGGAAACAAAGTGGAACTCTGGGAACCCAACGATGTCGAATACGAAAAATTAGGCAAACAAATGGGAAGCGAAACAACAAAATAA
- a CDS encoding sensor histidine kinase, translating into MFNVKNLSPKKLSAFTALILSIPISLGIYLLEGQWLIGVIAFAVIFLGSYFLIFSIIQNFIYRKIKLIYKFINQTKATKREETYYKYILPQKSIDEVREDVEAWAKQQSREVNILKRNETYRREFLQNLSHEFKTPVFAIQGYIDTLLNGALENPEVNRRFLEKAGKNAERLTNLIQDLDAISKLERGELKLSPQNFVIQDVIREAFESLSIKAEEADIDFSFKKGCERPMIVYADKEKIQQVVSNLIDNAIKYGKSGGHIVASVYNTDEKNILVEISDNGIGIPEKYLNRIFERFYRTAGGRNKDVKGSGLGLSICKHIIEAHGHTIHVRSKEDVGTTIGFTLDRKKE; encoded by the coding sequence ATGTTCAACGTCAAAAATCTTTCTCCCAAAAAACTCTCGGCCTTCACGGCCTTAATTCTGTCCATTCCTATCAGTCTTGGCATTTATCTTTTAGAGGGTCAATGGTTGATTGGCGTTATTGCTTTCGCCGTTATTTTTCTCGGCAGTTATTTTCTCATCTTTTCCATCATTCAAAATTTTATTTACCGGAAAATAAAACTCATTTACAAGTTCATCAATCAAACCAAGGCCACCAAGCGGGAGGAGACATACTACAAATACATTTTGCCGCAAAAAAGCATTGACGAAGTTCGCGAAGACGTGGAAGCATGGGCCAAGCAACAAAGCCGCGAAGTGAACATTTTAAAACGCAACGAAACCTACCGCCGCGAGTTTTTGCAGAACCTTTCGCACGAATTTAAAACGCCGGTCTTTGCCATTCAGGGTTACATTGACACGCTGCTGAACGGGGCTCTGGAAAACCCCGAAGTGAACAGACGTTTTTTGGAGAAAGCCGGGAAGAATGCGGAACGTTTGACCAACCTGATACAAGACCTTGATGCGATCTCAAAACTGGAAAGAGGCGAATTAAAACTCTCGCCGCAAAACTTTGTCATTCAGGATGTGATACGCGAAGCCTTTGAAAGTCTTTCCATCAAAGCCGAAGAAGCGGACATTGATTTTTCTTTTAAAAAAGGTTGCGAACGGCCAATGATTGTATATGCCGACAAAGAAAAAATTCAGCAGGTGGTTTCCAACTTAATTGACAACGCCATCAAGTACGGCAAAAGCGGCGGGCACATTGTGGCCAGTGTTTACAACACGGATGAAAAAAATATTTTGGTAGAGATCAGCGACAACGGCATCGGCATTCCCGAAAAATATTTGAACCGCATTTTTGAACGCTTTTACCGCACCGCCGGCGGCCGCAACAAAGACGTGAAGGGCAGCGGCCTTGGCCTGTCCATTTGCAAGCACATCATCGAGGCGCACGGCCACACCATTCATGTGCGCAGCAAGGAAGATGTGGGCACGACGATTGGGTTTACGCTGGATAGGAAGAAGGAATGA
- a CDS encoding response regulator transcription factor — protein MEPKGRKVLIADDEPDILEILSYNLAKEGYSVITAKDGDEAVHKAKQTAPDLIVLDMMMPKKSGMEVCEILRTQTAFKDTLIMFLTALSDETTQLKGFDTGADDYVTKPVSPSVFVSKVNALLRRVKPVENKNIQIGELTIDPERFLVVYGGKEIVLAKKEFELLYLLASKPGRVFLRNEILSQVWGADVIVGDRTIDVHIRKIRQKLGVDCITTVKGVGYKFEM, from the coding sequence ATGGAACCCAAAGGCCGAAAGGTTTTAATCGCCGATGACGAACCGGATATTTTGGAGATACTGAGTTACAACCTGGCCAAAGAAGGCTATTCGGTTATCACGGCAAAAGACGGCGACGAAGCGGTACACAAGGCCAAACAAACCGCACCTGATTTAATTGTGCTGGACATGATGATGCCCAAGAAAAGCGGCATGGAAGTTTGCGAAATTCTGCGTACGCAAACGGCTTTTAAAGACACGCTGATTATGTTTTTAACGGCGTTGAGCGACGAGACCACACAGCTCAAAGGCTTTGATACCGGCGCCGATGATTACGTGACCAAGCCGGTAAGTCCTTCGGTATTCGTAAGCAAAGTAAATGCCCTGCTGCGCCGCGTAAAGCCAGTCGAAAACAAGAACATCCAAATCGGCGAGCTGACGATAGACCCGGAACGCTTTCTGGTCGTTTACGGCGGAAAAGAAATTGTGCTTGCAAAAAAAGAATTTGAGCTTTTGTATTTGCTGGCCTCTAAACCCGGCCGCGTTTTTTTGCGCAACGAAATTCTGAGCCAGGTTTGGGGGGCGGACGTTATTGTTGGCGACCGCACTATTGATGTGCACATTCGTAAAATACGCCAGAAGCTGGGCGTGGATTGCATTACAACGGTGAAGGGCGTGGGCTATAAGTTTGAGATGTAG